From a region of the Hemibagrus wyckioides isolate EC202008001 linkage group LG06, SWU_Hwy_1.0, whole genome shotgun sequence genome:
- the rif1 gene encoding telomere-associated protein RIF1, protein MMATVPMSSSSLLPLLGTLEDDAAGVSEQTDAYLTIANRLSGEDGRQFFPLIVKHFSRLGKAFQTHISSENEELSQAALQALGFCVFNTHIVSGIPANFAEDILLALCALVLKSPDKNTCTRALWVISKQNFPSEVVAKKTPEILKTLEALQTKDIQSVLTDHESLNVVIKLLEQAPVQMGEGAVLWIKLVVPLVVHSASKVRLRAAAALEMGMPLLLEKQQEVAAIVEPMMSSKLIPEMQKLFSTRNESNVLKLWPLFVKLLGKLLHKGGAFINSLLYLEELGFRSSSPSIKKIAFLAWKSLIDNFALNPDILCSSKRLKLLMQPLSSILVRTEALLLTKLEVWWYLVIKLGPNLSTNFEQVGVPLLLNTLPPDGSLVCPATPARNTSQSNGIGLVTPKSGGPSCSSPGSSSHLNSSMSTPQSYSSIQLLGLEMLLHYFLGSQASAAAAKSNLQLSLEPLTHNLLTSHSFFSKHSSTLISAVRDGFISVGKDAPEALLRLIWTSLVGHVNTTIEAAGNKKERQGSEVLTLLLQALQSIVSSEALPAPRALALLEATVKAIPQKVLGSAAYQVANMDVLNGTPALFLIVLFYKSNMLSSFVTYEGFFVCLETLVRCGLCGPTSPLAFGESVLGTVSGSVQAVENKEHLWRMWSVVVNPLTDTITQTNEVNQGDALEHNFSAIHSALMFPITHLLPGSVLAQMTQKTMLSTWSRLYKAFARCSALVATAEENVCCEELCSRISSALDGEALKSLSTLEAIANILLSIIENVDFSPFTPQFQQKMKSPRTPLGWVRKRNKALGNLSTFHILLVQCLEVFLTLASSEENNAVLSGIGTMLFSIVSILFTNLALPTVIQESMASLNKPLALLYGQFVSSEGEQSKTHSLLASKLEKLVGDVFGTLQTRSVLQYDDELLEILSPLLCVLFQHKSKHIRSVMTQFWNATFGNAVVLTYPDSLRPVLSQAKQKSPLILPGFQAVENSEDFSGQCSSECSQLDTKISGIMVTSVGKRDSLLTRAADLKERSSGTPSKPVSVKLDFGSPKPPRKEVLEEEASVDFVFIPPEAKERVLTEHQKEVKRIKRVDIPAMYNNLDASLDTTVFTQYTQSQEESMDKLPTLEQAETKEINTTEAKDLKDKASYVIDDQKVQDNINPDTAAQDKATNEANETTEVPPSPDVMVSDVSELQDSASHKESQSPDVSSSSDLISGTPPKPGSRRQSFITLEKYVEGRPANSPSVTKFTGPLSRTSCSQEPQKSQNDTKLPSPSSYSQPETGKEVSKESAANITQDSTNQADEKNLEIKAELKSVAKCPSEGTGDEDDVIPDTQNQEPNEAVDPGNKSSDKPDVEVNTEIASHAGESEVFVASQDSSPVEPRRSGRRRSRPVLPGEESDQESKSKKKPPVNASTLNDSQKSTSAKKTDLLSTRTRRSRVQEENMSESGKQHNLEQKDSPSLPTTSSSQGRGRSRSKEVKQTEPTTPLNQTDDKRESPLDQSDSQSHSRPVRRTRLSNANADLSDKRQRVENSQEDSPGGASKHIDSSASDADSQSPARPRRARRSEAQNKDKPGLRNEQVSGPSHAQTPIPTKVKLGRRKKAEEENSESSQGNENGELQDNSQGRGKYRTRRSSQALLASGENSESDASDTRDGQRSKRARGHKLSEITPSTVINETTPVDVSDKKDEDRLSVPMDVSKNEPEACLIVSPLNEIKDIREADNKEEAPVADVQANEHYTSDVKAADDEQQSDKDSKMQTDSDKEESINTLLEEGTVENEALPSSQNSLQVAGKVELKSPKLHTCPHIKKGRGRKRPTNCNCFQVGNTPSKEECSNSQDVQNLKENIVLLESSSLPSEAELNSITPVLPQKECVALQDDCPAVANIESSPSLPILTEAEVPAENLVEEPNERVFQTSDVNEVSTQAEEHHKDNMDETENKHEEKEQDKTFSVDKSNQEQPQEGPGVPEISPSPSEPVEDKPVHPEQSESPVSQDEMVHSGEKTEMPEKEEPVPELEGAVTALPEGTELDRMPQEEGDDGEATQIDNLQPETALPCEASVPPQTGSTEACLDSPPKQKPSDSLSRNTEVRDSPSNSVTRGVWSPSASPSTSILKKGQKRQCEEDTPSPLIKSRRVSFANPIYQQELADDIDRRSPVIRTSSPKSKAVGQSKYITTPTKGLLSLSPRNLRSPGYRSSKKCLISEMSQEPRPIPKDCVYPALVCCSTPVEAVLPQISSAMWPRGFGQLVRARNIKTVGDLSALSPNEIKSLPIRSPKVSNLKKALKTYHEQQRKGRPDDLKSFDEMEKMTSEPEETPAAPNQEEDQMPGDGQEVLSSEVPSTVEEKQEEPVPVDLLSDVAALGSRLTNEELSRCSPRELGLMHEQLSGMMRSIVDHLQSRLISNLEDSLS, encoded by the exons ATGATGGCCACGGTCCCCATGTCCAGTTCCAGCCTTCTCCCTCTCCTCGGGACTCTGGAGGATGATGCAGCCGGTGTGTCTGAGCAGACTGATGCCTACCTTACCATAGCCAA TCGGCTAAGTGGAGAAGATGGAAGGCAGTTCTTTCCTTTAATCGTTAAGCACTTTTCACGCCTGGGTAAAGCTTTTCAG ACTCACATATCCAGCGAAAATGAGGAGCTAAGCCAGGCTGCACTTCAGGCACTGGGTTTCTGtgtattcaacacacacattgtatCAGGCATTCCTG CAAATTTTGCAGAGGATATCTTGTTGGCCCTTTGTGCCCTGGTGTTGAAGTCTCCAGACAAGAACACCTGCACACGAGCATTATGGGTCATTTCAAAACAGAACTTTCCTTCAGAAGTTGTTGCCAAGAAG ACACCGGAAATACTCAAGACTCTAGAGGCTCTGCAGACAAAAGACATCCAATCTGTCCTGACAGATCATGAGTCGCTTAATGTTGTTATAAA gcTGCTGGAACAGGCTCCAGTTCAGATGGGTGAAGGAGCAGTTTTGTGGATTAAGCTGGTTGTACCTCTGGTAGTTCACTCAGCCTCGAAGGTGCGGTTGCGTGCAGCTGCAGCGCTAGAGATGGGAATGCCCCTTCTTCTAGAGAAACAGCAGGAGGTGGCTGCCATTGTAGAGCCTATGATGTCTTCT aAACTTATCCCTGAAATGCAGAAACTGTTCTCCACCAGGAATGAGAGCAATGTGCTGAAGCTCTGGCCTTTATTTGTAAAGCTTCTAGGCAAG TTGCTCCACAAAGGAGGTGCCTTCATAAACTCGCTGCTTTATTTAGAAGAGCTGGGCTTCCGCAGCTCCTCTCCCAGCATTAAGAAAATTGCATTCCTAGCCTGGAAAAGCCTCATAGACAACTTTGCTCTTAATCCAG ATATTCTCTGTAGCAGCAAGCGACTAAAACTGCTCATGCAGCCCCTCAGCTCCATCCTTGTGAGGACCGAAGCCTTGCTGCTCACCAAATTAGAAGTCTGGTGGTATCTTGTCATCAAACTAGGGCCTAACCTGTCTACTAACTTTGAACAG GTTGGTGTACCACTGCTGCTTAATACACTTCCTCCAGATGGCTCATTGGTGTGTCCAGCCACTCCTGCTAGAAACACAAGCCAGAGCAATGGCATTGGACTAGTTACTCCTAAATCAG GTGGTCCCTCATGTAGTAGTCCGGGTTCTAGCTCTCATCTGAACAGCAGCATGAGCACCCCCCAGTCCTATTCCTCCATTCAGTTGCTGGGGTTGGAGATGCTCCTTCACTACTTTCTAGGCTCACAGGCCAGTGCTGCTGCAGCCAAGAGCAATCTGCAGCTCAGTCTTG AGCCTTtgacacacaaccttcttaccAGCCACTCATTCTTCAGCAAGCACTCCTCCACACTCATTTCAGCTGTTAGAGATGGCTTCATCTCTGTGGGCAAAGATGCTCCAG AAGCATTGCTGAGACTGATATGGACCAGCCTTGTTGGCCATGTCAATACAACAATAGAAGCTG ctGGTAATAAGAAGGAGAGACAGGGTTCTGAAGTACTTACTCTCCTGCTGCAGGCCCTGCAGTCTATTGTGTCCTCTGAAGCCCTGCCAGCTCCACGGGCTCTG GCTTTGTTGGAAGCTACTGTGAAAGCCATACCTCAGAAGGTGCTAGGGTCTGCAGCATATCAAGTGGCTAACATGGATGTATTGAAT GGTACCCCAGCTCTTTTCTTGATTGTTCTCTTCTACAAGAGCAATATGCTTTCATCATTTGTGACTTATGAAGG GTTCTTTGTGTGCTTGGAGACCCTCGTCCGTTGTGGTCTCTGTGGGCCCACATCCCCCCTGGCCTTTGGAGAATCTGTTTTGGGGACAGTGAGTGGCAGTGTGCAGGCTGTGGAAAATAAAGAGCATTTGTGGAGAATGTGGAGTGTAGTTGTGAACCCTTTAACTGATACCATTACAcag ACAAATGAGGTAAATCAAGGAGATGCCCTGGAGCACAATTTTAGTGCAATTCATAGTGCCTTGATGTTCCCCATTACTCATCTTTTGCCTGGCTCAGTTCTTGCACAG ATGACTCAGAAGACCATGCTGAGCACTTGGTCTCGACTGTACAAGGCTTTTGCTCGTTGCTCAGCTCTTGTGGCCACAGCTGAAGAGAATGTGTGCTGTGAAGAATTGTGCTCCAGGATATCTTCTGCACTGGATGGTGAAGCCCTGAAG AGTTTGTCCACTCTTGAAGCAATAGCAAATATCTTGCTGTCCATTATTGAAAATGTGGACTTCTCTCCATTTACCCCCCAGTTTCAGCAGAAGATGAaat CCCCACGCACACCACTAGGCTGGGTTCGAAAGAGGAACAAAGCTCTTGGCAATCTCTCCACCTTTCACATTCTTTTGGTGCAGTGTTTAGAGGTTTTCCTAACTTTGGCCTCTTCAGAGGAGAACAATGCAGTTTTAAGTGGCATTGGTACAATGCTCTTCTCTATTGTGTCTATTCTTTTCACAAACCTTGCATTGCCCACTGTTATCCAAGAGTCAATGGCTTCCCTCAACAAACCTCTTGCGCTTCTTTATGGTCAATTTGTAag TTCTGAAGGAGAACAGTCAAAAACCCACTCTTTGCTAGCATCCAAG TTGGAAAAGCTGGTAGGAGATGTGTTTGGCACCTTGCAAACACGTTCTGTACTGCAGTATGATGATGAGCTGCTGGAGATTTTGTCTCCTTTGCTCTGTGTACTTTTCCAACACAAGAGCAAACACATCCGCTCTGTCATGACTCAGTTCTGGAATGCCACTTTTGGAAATGCTGTTGTGCTGACATACCCTGACAGTCtcag GCCTGTTTTAAGTCAAGCTAAGCAGAAGTCTCCCTTAATATTACCTGGTTTTCAAGCTGTTGAAAACTCTGAGGATTTCAGTGGACAGTGCTCA AGTGAGTGTTCTCAACTTGACACCAAAATAAGTGGTATTATGGTAACATCAGTGGGAAAGAGAGATTCCTTACTAACCAGGGCTGCAGATCTAAAGGAGAGGAGCTCTGGAACACCCTCCAAGCCTGTATCT GTGAAACTGGATTTTGGGTCTCCAAAGCCACCACGCAAAGAAGTTCTTGAGGAGGAGGCATCAGTCGATTTTGTCTTTATTCCACCTGAGGCAAAGGAGAGAGTGTTGACTGAACATCAGAAGGAGGTCAAAAGAATTAAAAG GGTTGATATCCCTGCTATGTACAATAATTTGGATGCCTCTTTGGATACTACAGTCTTTACACAGTACACTCAGAGTCAAGAGGAGTCCAT GGACAAATTGCCAACACTGGAACAAGCTGAGACCAAAGAAATTAATACGACTGAAGCAAAG GATTTAAAGGACAAAGCCTCATATGTAATTGATGATCAGAAAGTACAAGATAACATCAATCCAGACACAGCTGCACAAGACAAAGCAACAAATGAAGCAAATGAAACTACTGAAGTTCCTCCTTCTCCAGATGTCATGGTTTCAGATGTCAGTGAACTTCAGGATTCTGCAAGCCATAAAGAGAGCCAAAGCCCAGATGTGTCCAGTTCATCTGACCTGATCTCTGGTACTCCACCAAAGCCTGGCAGCCGACGTCAGTCCTTCATCACCCTTGAGAAATATGTGGAGGGTAGGCCAGCTAATTCCCCAAGTGTTACAAAATTTACTGGCCCACTCTCTAGGACTTCTTGTAGTCAGGAGCCGCAAAAGTcacaaaatgacacaaaattgCCCTCACCTTCTTCTTACTCACAGCCAGAAACTGGTAAAGAGGTCTCTAAggaatctgctgctaatattacCCAGGATTCTACTAATCAGGCTGATGAAAAAAATTTGGAAATAAAGGCAGAGTTAAAATCAGTAGCTAAATGTCCAAGTGAAGGcacaggagatgaagatgatgtaaTCCCAGACACCCAGAACCAAGAGCCAAATGAGGCAGTCGATCCTGGCAACAAGTCTTCAGACAAACCCGATGTGGAGGTGAATACTGAAAttgcctcccatgctggagaatCTGAGGTTTTTGTTGCTTCTCAGGATTCAAGTCCTGTTGAACCAAGGAGGTCGGGTAGACGCAGAAGCAGACCTGTTCTGCCTGGGGAAGAGTCCGATCAGGAATCAAAAAGTAAGAAAAAGCCTCCTGTTAACGCATCAACTTTAAATGATTCACAAAAATCTACATCTGCCAAGAAAACAGACCTTTTGTCAACAAGAACCAGACGAAGTAGAGTCCAAGAAGAGAATATGAGTGAAAGTGGCAAACAGCATAACCTGGAACAGAAAGATTCACCATCTTTGCCTACCACAAGTTCATCACAGGGAAGAGGTAGAAGTAGGAGTAAAGAGGTTAAACAGACTGAGCCTACTACTCCTTTAAATCAAACGGATGATAAGAGGGAGTCTCCTCTTGATCAATCAGATAGTCAGTCACATAGTAGGCCTGTAAGGCGGACCAGATTAAGCAATGCTAATGCAGACCTTTCAGACAAAAGACAAAGAGTTGAGAACTCTCAGGAGGATTCTCCAGGTGGTGCATCCAAACACATAGACAGCTCTGCGTCTGATGCTGATAGCCAGTCACCTGCTAGACCAAGAAGAGCAAGAAGGTCTGAAGCACAAAACAAAGATAAGCCTGGGCTGAGAAACGAACAAGTTAGTGGTCCAAGTCATGCTCAGACACCAATACCCACAAAAGTCAAATTGGGTAGGCGGAAGAAGGCTGAGGAAGAGAATTCTGAATCCTCACAGGGTAACGAGAACGGTGAGCTACAGGACAATTCTCAAGGACGTGGCAAATATCGAACTCGTCGGTCATCTCAAGCCTTGTTAGCATCTGGTGAGAACTCGGAGTCTGATGCATCAGATACCCGTGATGGACAAAGATCTAAAAGGGCTAGAGGGCATAAATTGTCTGAAATAACACCAAGCACAGTGATTAATGAAACTACTCCTGTGGATGTGTCGGACAAGAAAGATGAAGATCGCCTTTCGGTTCCAATGGACGTGTCTAAGAATGAGCCAGAAGCCTGTTTAATTGTTAGCCCACTGAATGAGATTAAAGATATTCGTGAAGCTGATAACAAAGAAGAAGCCCCTGTAGCAGACGTCCAAGCAAATGAACATTACACTTCTGATGTAAAAGCAGCTGATGATGAGCAACAAAGTGACAAAGACTCTAAGATGCAAACAGATTCTGATAAAGAGGAGTCTATTAACACTCTTCTGGAAGAGGGGACTGTCGAGAACGAAGCTCTTCCATCTTCACAGAACAGCCTACAGGTAGCTGGAAAAGTTGAATTAAAATCTCCGAAATTGCATACATGTCCACACATTAAAAAAGGCCGTGGTCGTAAACGCCCCACTAACTGTAACTGCTTCCAAGTTGGCAACACGCCTTCAAAAGAAGAATGCAGTAATTCGCAAGATGTACAGAATCTCAAGGAAAACATAGTTCTGCTTGAATCAAGCAGCCTGCCATCTGAAGCGGAGTTGAACAGTATTACACCTGTCTTACCACAAAAAGAGTGTGTGGCACTTCAAGATGACTGTCCTGCTGTTGCTAATATAGAGTCTTCTCCATCCTTGCCCATCTTGACAGAGGCAGAGGTGCCTGCTGAAAACCTAGTGGAAGAGCCGAATGAAAGAGTTTTCCAGACCTCTGATGTGAACGAAGTTTCAACCCAGGCAGAGGAGCACCACAAAGACAACATGGATGAGACAGAGAATAAGCATGAGGAAAAGGAACAAGATAAAACTTTTTCAGTAGACAAATCTAACCAGGAACAACCACAGGAAGGTCCAGGTGTACCAGAAATCTCTCCAAGCCCTAGCGAACCTGTGGAGGATAAACCAGTACACCCAGAACAGTCTGAATCTCCCGTCAGTCAGGACGAAATGGTTCACAGTGGAGAAAAAACTGAGATGCCAGAAAAGGAGGAACCTGTGCCTGAGCTGGAGGGTGCAGTTACTGCACTTCCAGAGGGTACTGAATTAGACCGGATGCCTCAGGAAGAGGGGGATGATGGTGAAGCGACACAAATAGACAACCTTCAACCTGAAACTGCTCTGCCTTGTGAAGCATCTGTACCTCCACAAACTGGCTCAACGGAAGCATGCTTGGACTCTCCACCCAAACAGAAGCCCTCAGATTCTCTCAGTAGAAACACAGAAGTGAGGGACAGTCCCAGTAATAGTGTCACACGAGGTGTATGGTCACCATCAGCTTCTCCCTCTACAAGCATTCTGAAGAAAGGACAGAAGAGGCAATGTGAGGAAGATACTCCATCACCTCTCATTAAG tCTCGCAGAGTGTCCTTCGCAAATCCAATATACCAGCAGGAATTGGCTGATGATATTGACCGCCGTAGTCCAGTAATACGAACCAGCTCTCCAAAATCAAAAGCTGTTGGACAGTCTAAG TATATTACGACACCTACAAAAGGCCTGCTGTCCCTCAGCCCTCGCAACCTTCGCAGTCCGGGTTACAGGAGTTCAAAGAAATGCCtg ATCTCAGAAATGAGTCAGGAGCCCCGGCCTATTCCAAAGGATTGTGTTTATCCTGCTCTTGTCTGCTGTTCAACTCCTGTGGAGGCTGTTCTGCCGCAGATTTCTTCTGCAATGTG GCCTAGAGGCTTTGGTCAGCTTGTGCGTGCTAGGAATATTAAAACAGTTGGAGATCTGAGTGCTCTCTCCCCAAACGAAATCAAGTCGCTCCCTATTCGCTCACCTAAAGTGTCAAATCTCAAAAAAGCCCTGAAAACCTATCATGAGCAGCAG CGCAAAGGGCGGCCAGATGACCTGAAAAGCTTTGACGAAATGGAGAAAATGACCTCTGAACCCGAGGAGACTCCTGCAGCTCCAAATCAAGAGGAGGACCAGATGCCTGGAGATGGACAAG aaGTCCTTTCTTCAGAAGTGCCATCTACAGTGGAGGAGAAACAAGAAGAACCAGTGCCTGTGGATCTCCTATCAGATGTTGCTGCTCTGGGATCTCGTCTAACCAACGAGGAGCTCAGTCGTTGTTCGCCAAGGGAACTGGGTCTGATGCATGAACAACTCAGTGGCATGATGAGGAGTATTGTGGATCATCTTCAGTCACGTTTAATCAGCAACCTTGAGGACAGTTTGTCGTGA
- the tnfaip6 gene encoding tumor necrosis factor-inducible gene 6 protein: protein MMYIHAIAALLAFSCVLEETESWGYKNGILHNSIWLEQAAGVYHRESRKGRYQLTYKEAKAVCKFEGGSLASYDQLEAARKIGFHVCAAGWFDKGRVGYPIVKPGANCGYGKVGIIDYGYRLNKSEKWDVYCYNPNSKECGGVHTDQEKFLQSPGFPDEYPDEQICYWHIRVRYGQRIRLQFLDFDIEDDVDCISDYLEIYDSYDDVSGFAGRYCGDELPEDFLSTGNVMTLKFLADSSVSAGGFKLLYTAIDSSQLSNNDTSTYT, encoded by the exons ATGATGTACATACACGCTATAGCCGCTCTGCTCGCCTTCTCGTGCGTCCTGGAGGAGACTGAGTCATGGGGATATAAGAATGGAATTCTTCACAACTCCATTTGGCttg AACAAGCAGCGGGAGTGTACCACCGGGAATCTCGCAAAGGGAGATATCAGCTGACGTATAAGGAGGCCAAAGCTGTGTGCAAGTTTGAGGGGGGTTCATTGGCCTCTTATGATCAACTTGAAGCAGCCAGAAAAATTG GCTTTCATGTGTGCGCAGCTGGATGGTTTGACAAAGGTCGTGTGGGGTATCCCATTGTGAAACCTGGAGCCAATTGTGGATATGGAAAAGTTGGAATTATCGATTATGGTTATCGTCTAAACAAAAGTGAGAAGTGGGATGTCTACTGCTACAACCCTAATT CAAAAGAGTGTGGCGGTGTGCATACAGACCAGGAGAAGTTTCTGCAGTCACCAGGCTTTCCAGATGAGTATCCTGATGAGCAGATCTGCTATTGGCACATTCGTGTGCGCTATGGCCAGAGGATTCGCCTGCAGTTTCTTGATTTTGACATTGAGGATGATGTAGACTGTATCAGTGATTATCTGGAGATCTATGACAGTTACGATGATGTCTCAGGTTTTGCTGGAAG GTACTGTGGGGATGAATTACCTGAAGACTTTCTTAGCACAG GTAATGTAATGACATTAAAGTTCCTTGCGGATTCATCTGTGTCTGCTGGAGGTTTCAAGCTACTGTACACCGCTATTGATTCATCTCAGCTCTCCAACAATGACACAAGCACTTACACTTGA